GAGCGCGGACAGGCCGGAGAGCTCGAGCCGGAGCATGGCGCCGTCGCGGCGCTCGAGCGGCGGGAACTCCCGCTCGGGCTGCTCCAGCACCGAGACGAGCGCGTGGAACGGCACGTAGCCGGCAAGGCGGGCGAGCAGCTCTCGGGGAGTGGCCATTTCGCGGGGCACAATACCCGCCCGCCGAGGGTACGACCAAGGGCCTGAAGGCCCGAACGTTGGGTCGGGGCGGAGGCCTGGGATGCCTGGGCGCCGGTGCAAGGCTTTCCCGGGTTGACTGGGGCGCCCACTTGCTTGGGGAACGGTGATCGTGACTGGTACTCGGTGAGCACGCGCGCGGTTCGCAATTTGGGATTTCGGCTGCCGGGATGAGAGCGGTCGGGCAAAGTGGGCTGGACCGTGTGGGACCGCTCACGGTTCACCAGTCACGATCACTGTTCCCGAAGCACCTGCATCTGATTTGTGGAACCGGGGAAACCCGAGCACCCCGGGCCCGCCGGCGCCCCGACGGGCGACGGCCTGGGATGCAATCGATGGCCCACTCGCGCGTATCCTCGGGACCGTGCCGACGCGCGTTTCACACCTGGTCTTCGCGGCTCTGCTTGTCGGAATGGCATCCGGCTGCGCGCATCGACCGGCGACCGCCGGCTACGCCGAAGAGGGCATCGCGGGCTACTACGGCAAGGACTTCGACGGCCGGCGCACGGCGAGCGGCGCCATCTTCCACGCCGAGGCCAAGACCTGCGCGCACCGCACGCTGCCCTTCGGCGCGATCGTCGAGGTCACCCGGCTGGACAACGGCCGCAGCGTGGTGGTCACCGTCACCGATCGCGGGCCCTTCGTCTCCGGGCGCATCATCGACCTCTCGCTCGGCGCCGCCCGGCAGATTGGCCTGGTGCAGGCGGGCCTGACGCGGGTGCGCATCGCCGTCTTGAGCGTCCCGCCGAGCAAGCGTTGACCCGGGGTGGAGCGTTTGGTACCCCACGCCCCGGGGAAAAATCCGTGTCCGACCGCCGCTCCGAAGCGCGCCACAACGTGGTGATCACCATCGAGCTCGCCTTCGAGCGCGCGCACTCGCTGCACGCCTGCGAGAACCTGTCCGCCGGCGGCGCCTTCTTCCGCCACGCCATCCCCTATCGCGTGGGCACCAAGGTCGCGGTCACCTTTGGGCTGCCCGGCGAGCGCGAGCTCATCCGCTGCGACGGCGAGGTGGTCAACGTGCCGCGGCCGCAGGAGTACGGCATGGGCGTCCAGTTCCTGGGGCTGCCCGACGACGTCCGCGCGCGCATCGCCAGGTTCGCCGAGCAGGCTTCCCAACAGAGCTAGCAGGCTCCAGCGAGCGGGCGGATGCCGTTTCGCCCGGGCGGCGGGGCATTTAGTATCCAGGCGCGCGTTCTGACGCGGAGAGCCTCCATGAGAATCGTCGCTGTCGGCTTGCTCGCCTTCGCCCTCCTGGGCTGCCCGAGCCACGAGCACAACGGCGCCTTCATGCACCAGATCGACGTGGACTCCACCTCGGTGAAGGCGCCCAAGCAGGACCGCTGCGAGGCGTACAAGTCGGCGGCCACCACCTACTCGCAGTGCCAGCAGTTCAAGAGCGACGCGGTGACCTACCTGCGCAAGCTCAGCCCCAACGACTCGGTCTGCCTGGAGGAGGGCTTCGGCGAGGAGCCCGGCCCGACCTGCAAGGCCCGCGGGACCATCGTCGACGCCGATGAGCACGGGATGCTCATCCGCGTGAACGATCCGATGCTGCAGTCGAAGTGGAAGGACTACCAGGACAAGCGCGTGTACTTCGAGAACGGCGCGCTCATCGATCTCTACCTCCGCGAGCGGGGCTACGAGTGAAGATACCCGGGCGCAACGAGCTCGCGAACCTCGCCAACCAGCGCATGGACGCGCTGGTGCTGGGCGAGATCGGCCGGGCGCGCCTGCGCATCCACGCGCTGGAGCGGCGCTACCCGTCGGCGCAGCAGCGCGAGCTCGCCGAGCACCTGGTGGAGGCCAAGAAGCGCATGGGCTCCACCAGCGGCGCCATCTCCGGGCTCTTCGGGCTCGCGGCGATCCCGGCGGACCTGGTGCTGGTGACCTACTTTCAATCCGTGCTGCTGGTGGAGATCGGCACGCTCTACAAGGTGAACTTGAAGACCGAGCACGCCCGCAATGAGATGCTGGACCTGCTCGGCTACGCGAACGGCGTGGGCCCCATCGTCCGCGCGGGGCCGAAGCTGCTCGGGCGCATGGCGCTCACGCTCTTCCAGCGCGGCGGCCTGCCCACGGTCGGGCGCGCGTTCCCCGTCATCGCCGCGCCGGTGACCGCCTACCTCAACGCCAAGGCCATCGAGCGCGTGGGCGAAGAGGCCAAGCGCTTCTACGCCCATCGCTGACGCCCGTCAGACTCCGCCGTCGGCCAGGCACACCGGGTCCGTGGTCTCGTTCGGGCAGGTGGTGGCGGAGATCTGCTTGTTCACCGCTGGCAGCCCGCGCAGGAAGCTCACGATGTTGCCGAGCTCCGGGTCCTGCATGCTGCCGAAGAGCGGCATCACGCAGAGCGTCTGGCACCGCTTGTTCACGCCGCCGGTGATGGCCCGGCGGATCTCGGCGTCGGTCCAGTTGCCCAGGCCGGTGTCCGGGTCGGGCGTGAGGTTGGCGGGAAAGCCGGAGACGCCGGCCTCGGTGACGCCCGCGGGGTTCCCGCTGAAGTCGGCGGTGTGGCAGTTCGCGCAGCCGTGGGCCTGAACCGCCGCCGCGCCCGCGTCGGTGACGGAGAGCGGCGGGCCGGCGTCGCCCGGGCCACCATCGGTGCCGCCGCCGTCGGTGGCGTCGCTGGACCCGCTGCAGCCAGCGAGGAGCGCGGCGAGTGCGGCAGGGACGATGAGGGCTCGAACGTTCATGGCGAGGTGGCGCCGGGGGTTGGCGGCGGACACCTTTTGATTCCAAGTGCCCGGCTGAGGTCACGCACCTTTTGGGAAACACCGCATCGCTCGGTTGGCGCGGCCGTGCGAGCATGCGCGCATGCAAGACGTCTACGCCTTCGACGTGGGCGACTTCGGCAAGCTCGGGCTGCTGCGCCACCTGCTGGCCGGCCCGCGCGCGCCGCGCCTGGGCGTGCTCTGGTACGCCACCGCGCTGCCCTCAGCGGCCCAGGACGGAAAGCACATCGACTACCTGGAGCTGCCGCGCGCCGAGGCCGCCCGCTTCCGCGACTGCGATCCAGCGCTCTACGACCGCTTTCGCGCCGCGCTCCGACGCCCGCGCGCGGTGCGCTCCATGGCGGCGCTCGAGCGACTCCGCGTCTGGCCGACGGACACGCGCTTTCACCGCGTGGCCACGCCCAGCGGCGACGCGCGCACACCCTGGTTCCAAGCGGCCCAGGGCGCGCTCGCGGACTGCGGCGCCATCTTCTGCGACCCGGACAACGGCGTGGCCAACCCCGACTCCGAGAACGAGCGCCGCTGCTCGGCCAAGCACGCGCTGCTGCATGAGCTCTCAGCGCTCGCAGACGCAGGCCACGGGCTGGTCGTCTACCACCACCTCACCCGCGAGAAGGGCGGGCATGCGGCTCAGATCGGCCGATGGATGGCGGTCCTGAAGCGTCGCACGGGCGCGCGAAACGTGGCCGCGCTGCGCTTCTGTCGAGGCACGAGCCGCGCCTTCTTCGTCCTCGACGGCCCGCGCGCACCGAATCTGGTGAATCGCCTTGGCGCGCTGCAGGGCTCACCGTGGATTGAGCGCGAGCACGCCGAGCTCTTCCTCAGTTGAGGACGCCGCCGTCCTCGGGCTCGGGGCGGGCCTTGAGCAGCGCGTCGCCGACAACGTCGAGCGCGAGCTGCAGCCGCTTCCCAATGGCCAGCTCCTCCAGCACCTTCTGCCGCAGCGACGCCTCACTGCAGAGCGCCGCCGTGCACACGTCGGCCAGGTCGCCCGGGTCCTTGAGCGCCCCACCCGCGCGGGCCAGCTCCTGCGACGCCTCGCCAGGCACCGCCGCGCAGAGCGAGAGCAGCGCGTGCCGCAGGGTCTCCGAGAGCCGCGCGTCCGCCGGCGCCTCCTCCTGCGGCAAGCGCGCGCGCACCACGCGATACGGCTCCTCGGGGGGCAGCTCCTCCACGATCTCCGCGCGCCCCACGCCCACCAGCTGGATGTTGAAGCGGCCGTCGGGGAGCTTCTCTTCCTGGGCGATGCGCCCCACCCCGCAGATGCGCCGCACCCGCGGACGCCCGTGGTAGTCCTGCTCCCAGCCTGGCTCGAGCATGCTCATGGCCAGCATGCGGTCGCCCGCGAGCGCGTCGGCCACCATCTTGCGGTAGCGCGGCTCGAAGATGTGCAGGGGCAGCACCGCGCCCGGCAGCAGCACCGCCGTGGGCAGCGGGAAGATCTTCAGCCGATCGAGCGACCGGGCGAGCGCCTCGCGCGAGAACATCCTCTTCGTTGTAGCCCGCGCGGCCCCGAAAAGCGACGCGCCCCGGCCCCCTCGCGGGAACCAGGGCGTGTGTGCTGCGCTGCTTCGAAGTTACTTCGCGGGAGCCGCCGGAGCGCCAGGCGTGGCCGCAGAGGCGGTCTTGTCGCCGCCACCGCCGCCGCCGGTGAGGGTGGCGAAGTTCAGGTTGAAGTAGCCGGCCTGGTTGGCCGAGTACATCACGCGCTTGATGATGGAGAACTCCACTTCCTTGTCGGCCTGGATGTTCACCTCACCCTTGAAGCCGCCCTCCTTGTCGCCCTCGTGGAGGACGTCGAGGCGCTTCTTCTCGTCGCGGAGCTTCTCCTCGAGCGCGGGGATGTTCCAGTACTCGTCCTTGCCGAGGTCGGCCACCTGGGCGACGGTCTCGCCCTGCACCAGGATGGCGGTCTTCGACACCTGGACCACCGGCTTCATCTCGATGGGGTCGCCGTTGTTCGCAGTGGGGAGCTGGATGTCCTTGGTCATGAAGAGCACCTCGCCCGTCGCCGAGAAGTTGGCGATGAGGAAGAGCACGATGATCACGAACATGTCGACCAGCGGGGTGATGAGCAGGTCGGCGAAGACGCCCTTCTTGCCGTGGGCGCCCTTGCCGAAGATCTTGCTCTTCATGAGCCGCGGGCCAAACCGCTTGCCAGGGACGACGATGGGCATGACTGGTTCCTTTAGCCGACCGCGCTGACGCTCACCGCGTCGAGCTTGTTGCCCACGCACTCATCGATCACCTTCACGAGGTCGATGTACTTCACCTTGTCCTCGCTCTGGACGGTGATCTGGTGCTGGTCGGGGTAGTTGGTGTGAAGGGCCTTGAGCTTGTCGTCCAGGGTCTTCACGTCGTAGCCGCCGTTCGCCTTGGGGATGTCGGCGTACACCGCGTTCTGCGCGTTGATGGTGTAGCCGCGCTCGCTCACGACGAGCGTCAGGTTGAGCGCCTTGTCATCCGGGGGCGTGTCCTGACTGGGCCCGCCCGCCTGGCTCACCTGGAGCCGCGAGATCTGGGTCCAGACCGCGGTCATGATGAGGAAGCTGATGGTCACCGCCATCAGGTCGATGAAGGGCACGAGGTTGATCGCCGTGTCCAACGGCTTCTTCTTGCCCTTGCCACCT
This genomic window from Deltaproteobacteria bacterium contains:
- a CDS encoding septal ring lytic transglycosylase RlpA family protein, whose protein sequence is MASGCAHRPATAGYAEEGIAGYYGKDFDGRRTASGAIFHAEAKTCAHRTLPFGAIVEVTRLDNGRSVVVTVTDRGPFVSGRIIDLSLGAARQIGLVQAGLTRVRIAVLSVPPSKR
- a CDS encoding PilZ domain-containing protein, with translation MSDRRSEARHNVVITIELAFERAHSLHACENLSAGGAFFRHAIPYRVGTKVAVTFGLPGERELIRCDGEVVNVPRPQEYGMGVQFLGLPDDVRARIARFAEQASQQS
- a CDS encoding LON peptidase substrate-binding domain-containing protein; its protein translation is MFSREALARSLDRLKIFPLPTAVLLPGAVLPLHIFEPRYRKMVADALAGDRMLAMSMLEPGWEQDYHGRPRVRRICGVGRIAQEEKLPDGRFNIQLVGVGRAEIVEELPPEEPYRVVRARLPQEEAPADARLSETLRHALLSLCAAVPGEASQELARAGGALKDPGDLADVCTAALCSEASLRQKVLEELAIGKRLQLALDVVGDALLKARPEPEDGGVLN
- a CDS encoding biopolymer transporter ExbD, which gives rise to MPIVVPGKRFGPRLMKSKIFGKGAHGKKGVFADLLITPLVDMFVIIVLFLIANFSATGEVLFMTKDIQLPTANNGDPIEMKPVVQVSKTAILVQGETVAQVADLGKDEYWNIPALEEKLRDEKKRLDVLHEGDKEGGFKGEVNIQADKEVEFSIIKRVMYSANQAGYFNLNFATLTGGGGGGDKTASAATPGAPAAPAK
- a CDS encoding biopolymer transporter ExbD: MAGGMDLGTGGKGKKKPLDTAINLVPFIDLMAVTISFLIMTAVWTQISRLQVSQAGGPSQDTPPDDKALNLTLVVSERGYTINAQNAVYADIPKANGGYDVKTLDDKLKALHTNYPDQHQITVQSEDKVKYIDLVKVIDECVGNKLDAVSVSAVG